In the Hermetia illucens chromosome 1, iHerIll2.2.curated.20191125, whole genome shotgun sequence genome, tagcaaaggacAAAGATTCCTTTACTAGCTGCAGTATATAGATCCAACCACTCTTTCGAAAAACTGGCAATTGGGACATACTTGAGGACGCAGAACGGAAAAGGAGTAAACCTGTTCGCAAGTCTTGGAAGCCAAAAACTAGTAACAGGAAATTACAACTGATGCTGATACTGATACCCATTTAGAAAAGTCATCTCTTTGGTTTGTGGGGATTTTTATTTGAAGACATTTGACATTGAACACTCGGGACGTAATTAGGATTTCAAACAAATAAGGTCATGCGACCTACCAAACACGTACACCAtcatttataatatataatccGTATATCATCAAACATATCCTTGGGTAGTTCTCGTATTTTTGGCCTACGTGTTCCAGGTGTCATACATTTCTCTGGGACATAAACGGTTATGCCTTTTGAACGATAAACCCCTGCTCGCTTTTCATCTTCATCTTCGTCGTCTGGTTCGTATTCATTATAACTTTCCTCATCAGATGCTTTCTCATCTTCTtcgatgtcgatatcttcatGTGGTAGATGCTGGGCTAATAAATCTTGATTTTTATTCTGGGTCATATTTGATCCTTTGTCCTGAATC is a window encoding:
- the LOC119646193 gene encoding uncharacterized protein LOC119646193, giving the protein MYKYRQILNSINYLLKTVQAVNSTERRNIMKIGAFSVQQISKYTKGPSSGDSMHSPSELIQDKGSNMTQNKNQDLLAQHLPHEDIDIEEDEKASDEESYNEYEPDDEDEDEKRAGVYRSKGITVYVPEKCMTPGTRRPKIRELPKDMFDDIRIIYYK